ATGCCTCGCATCCCTAGCCTACCGCACAGCATCATCACCGCCCAGCTGAACCGGGTCACCAGCCTCAGTGGCCTCGTCCCCTACAGCACCCTGCGGAAAAGTGCCATCTCCAAAGAGATGGCACGGGACTCCTTCGCATCGACAGAAGACCTCCAGCGTCGAGCCAGGAACGCGCCTTCCGGCGCGTTCCTGGCCATCGATTTCGTCATGGTGCCCCACGCCGGACGGACGATGGAAGGCGTGAACTACCACTACAGCGGTCAGGCTCAGACCCGTCTGGGCCATCAGTTCACCTCCGCGGCCCTGGTCAGGTTCGGTGAAGATCCAGTTCCGTTGCTCGAGCGCTTCAAGGTTTCCCAGCCCCTTGAGACGACCTGTTACCCGTACCGCACCGCCACGCAGGAAATGATCCACGTCGTTCAGGATTGCCTCGCGGCGGGCGTCCCCATGGCGGGTCTGCTGCTGGATGGAGAGTTCGGGCGGGACGCGGCCGTGACCTTCAGTCGCGAGCATCAGATTCCGGTCTTGATCCGTGCCAAAGCCAATATGACCGTGCAGTTCGAGGGTGAGTCCCTCACCCTCGGTGCGCTGAGCCGGCAGTTCCCTCCGGAACGCTGTCACCTGTACGCGGAGTTCGGGTGGCGCGTCCGTCGATTGCCGGTTGCCCGTGAGGTCGGTGGGTTCGATGTCCTGATCGTGTGGCGCAAGGTGCACGGGGAGTGGACACGGTTTTTCCTGTTCAGCACGTTTGGTGGTGACGTCACGGTTCGCTCACTGCTGCGGGCCTGGAAGGCCCGCTGGGGAATCGAGGTGATCCACCGGTTCTTCAAGCAGAATCTGGGGCTGGGACGCTGTCATTGCCGGACGCTCCAGGCGCAGGAGAACTGGGTGTGGTGCGTGGTGG
The Deinococcus sp. JMULE3 genome window above contains:
- a CDS encoding transposase, encoding MPRIPSLPHSIITAQLNRVTSLSGLVPYSTLRKSAISKEMARDSFASTEDLQRRARNAPSGAFLAIDFVMVPHAGRTMEGVNYHYSGQAQTRLGHQFTSAALVRFGEDPVPLLERFKVSQPLETTCYPYRTATQEMIHVVQDCLAAGVPMAGLLLDGEFGRDAAVTFSREHQIPVLIRAKANMTVQFEGESLTLGALSRQFPPERCHLYAEFGWRVRRLPVAREVGGFDVLIVWRKVHGEWTRFFLFSTFGGDVTVRSLLRAWKARWGIEVIHRFFKQNLGLGRCHCRTLQAQENWVWCVVEAFHAVLRVRREGPGMTWRAAQRQAAQNAEQYVLTGLEQDGPLLDAA